The stretch of DNA TCCTTCAGCCAGCGCTGGCGCAAGAGGCGGCCGTAGTCGCTCCAGGCGAAGCGGTGCATGTCCTCGTCGTACTCGAAACAGTCGCGCAGTGGCGCGGGCAGGCGCTCCAGGTGGGGGCGCGGATCCTCGCTGGCCGCCGGAAAGAGCAGGTCCTCGATGGTGCCGGCATGGCTGCGGAAGAGGGAGAGGTCCAGGCCCAGGGGCAGGTGGCCCGCGCTCTCGGGCAGGCACCGCTCGTTCAAGGTGACCAGCCGGCGGTCCAGAGTGACGGCCGTGAGCACGGCCTTGAGCTGCAGGCCCGGATCATCGGCGCAGGCCAGAACCTGGCTGTGGCGGGCATGGAGGGCGAGCAGGTCGGCCACCGCCTCCCCCGCCTGGCGCAGGGTGCAGCCGATGGGCAGGGCGTGCTCGTGGACCACGAGGCGCTGTCCGCCCAGCCACTCCGCCAGCACGGCGCGGATGCGGCGCGAGGGGGCGGCGGCCCCTCCCACCAGGTGGATCCAGGCGCCGATGGGAATGGGATGGCGCGCCAGGAGGGCCGTCTCGACGCTGGCCTGCACGGCGTTTTCGCGCTCCAGCCAGGCGCGCAGCTGCTCCTCGTCCGGGTCCGCCACGCGAAGAGCGGCGGCGGCGCGCTCCCACAGGCTGCGGCCGTGGACCAGGACCAGGGCGGGGATGAGGCCTAGGTCCTGCACGTGGTCCGGCCCGTCGTTGTTGAGTTGCAGGGTGCCGCGCCGGGATGGCAGGTGGACGGGATAGCGGTGCTCCAGCCAGTCCTCCAGTTGCTCGCGGGCCGACTGGTCGCCATGGACAAGGATGACGTTCTTGGGGCTGATCTGCTCCACGGTGCGCACCAGCTCCGTGCGGCTGGCGTGGGCACTGTAGCTGACGCGGCGCATGTGCGGATTGCGCACGGCCAGGTGCAGCCTCGCTCCACCCGCGCGGGGCAGGCGGCCCAGGGAGACGCTGTCCCCCGGACGGGCGGCCAGCAGGCGTCCGCCGAGGGACTGGGGGGGCAGGTAGCCCACGAAAAGCAGGCCGTGGCGCTCGTCCTCCGCCACAACCCGCGCGCCCAGCCAGGCCATGCTGCCAGGGTTGAGCATGCCGCTGGTGGCCAGCACCACGCGGGGCCGCTCGTCCAGGAAGGAGCGCATCTGGCGCAGGGCCTCCTGGTCCTCCTGGACGGCGCTGGGACGCTTTCCCTGAGGGCGCGGGCGGCGGGGACCCAGCAGAGGCCAGCGCTCGTCGTTCAGGCGGGGGGCCAGCTCCCGGCGCAGGTCCAGACCCGCCAGGTTGGGCGCCAGGTGGCGTTGCTGATGCAGATAAATCTCGGTGACCGTGCGCGCCAGGCCGAACAGATGCACGGGCAGGTCGGCCGGCAGGCGCCCCTCCGCCTTGTGCCGGCCCAGGGCGGCCAGGAGGTCCTGGGCGCGCCCCAGGGCGAAGACGGGGATGACCACCGATCCGCCGGCGGCCACGCGCGCCGCCACGAAGTCGCCCAGTTCGCGATGGGCCTGCGCCCGGTCCAGCTCGTCAGATTTGCCGCCGTAGGTGCTCTCCATGAGCAGGGTGTCCACCGAGTCGGGCGGAGGCAACACGGTGGCCGGATGCAGTTCCTGCTTGCTCAGGGAGAAGTCCCCGGTATAGAAAAGACGGTAATCCTCCCGCTCGAGCAGGATGCCGGCCGAGCCCAGCACGTGACTGTTGGGCAGGAAGACGGCGCGCAGCCCGCCCGGCAGATCCACGGGGGAGCGGGGTTCCACGGCATGCAGGCGCAGATTGGCGGCGATGGCCTCGATGTCCTCCCGGTCAAGAAAGGTCTCCCAGTAGTAATCGGGCCGGTAGCTTCTCGCCTTGGGATCGTAGAGCTGCTGGATGCGCGAGGCGTCGGCCAGCATGAGGGGGATGAGGGCGGCCGAGGCGGTGGTGGTGTAGATGGGCGTCTCCGGAAAGAGACGCGACACAACGGGCAGGCTGCCGATGTGGTCCTGGTGGGCGTGGCTGATGAGGATGGCCCGGGGCGCCCGGGTCAGCCGGTCCAGGTCGGGCAGGCTGAAGAACTCCCGCCAGGGGTGCTCCTCGTCGCCGCGGATGCCGGGGTGGCGCCCGGCGTCCAGCAGGTAGCTGTCAGCGCCCCACTCCAGCAGGTAGCAGTTAGCGCCAATCTCGTGACCGCCGCCGAGGATGGTGAGGAGCGGTTGGGTGTTCATGGTGCCTCCCGGAGTGGCCGATTGGGCACTATCAGCGCATCCTTCGCAGGAGCGACATCTCGTACGGAGCGTTCCTCAGAGCCTGTTCATCCAGCACCTCACCCTCGCCAAGCCTGAGGCCGGCACGCAAGACCAGGGCCTCGTCGCCGGGAAGCATGGCCACCTCCACCCGGTTTCTCTCCACCGGACGCTTCAACAGAAAGGAAAGCAGGGCAGCCGTCGAGGCATGGCCGATGGCCGACTTCACGGGGCCTTGGTCCAACCACTCCCTGGCCTTGGACACAGACACAGGCCCCTGATGGTTGTAGTCACCGTAGGATGTCAACAGGGCGGAGTTGAGCAGGTAACGTGTCATCACAACCCCGATAGGTTGTTCCGCGTGGCCGCCACTACATTGTAGCTGCACAAGCTGCCCTTGTTGGACACATACTGGAACTGCAGCTCCTTGTCCATCAGGGTGGCCAGGGCCACGGCAATGGACGTGGGCTTCATTCCACCTGTGGCATCCAGGATGATATCCTTGGAAGCGAATCCTTCTTCGTGCAACAGCTTCAGCTGCCTTTGCAGGGCGGACATCGAGGCTTCAATATCCTCGAAGTCATCCACCGTGTCTTCACCCACACGGCACTGGGGAAGGAGGCGTTTGATGATGCGCCGAGCCAGTTCTGTGTGTTGATCACTGCCATTGCGTGACGTCACCAATGTCAGCCACGACAAGCTGTCCTTGTGGAGTCTCAAGCCCCGGAAGAGCTGCTGCCAACTATCGCCAGTCATGCTGTCAATGGCTGCGTCCAAGTCATTGTCCTCTTGTATCAGTTTCTCAAGTTTCTCAGGATTCTTGGGAACAGATAGGAGCGCAATCATGGCCTTGTGGGGCTGCACCGTGGCGGAGCGGCCCAAGCTGCGTACGGGGATCATCTCTTCGGCCAGGGCAAGCAAGCAGGATGCTCCAAGTGCCATCATCACAACAGCTGAGGTCAAGGCCCAGAGTTGGTGAGACTCACCACGAAAGACCATCTCGCGCACTTCATCGGCAATCCAGCTGGTGCCGACTATGAATAGCAATGAGGCGAGACCTAGTCTCAGTCCAAGGGGAAGACGCGACGGGAACCAGCAGTTGTGCATGATCTTCATCGTGTGTCCTTCTCACTTGGGTTGAAGAAGCCATAGCCGGAGTTTCGCTTCGCCCCAATGCCACGCAGATCCAGCGCACTCCGCAGGATGTGCGCCGCCGCTCGCGACCATGCCGGATCACCCTCCACTACGAAGTAAAAGGAACCCCGCACGGCAATCTGGGGAGCCGGGATGGGGCTATCCATGTCCGTGGCCGGGCTCTTTCCATGACTGCTGTAGTAGTCTGTGTGATGAGGGGTGACAACTTCCGCCACAAAGGGATTGTCCTTGCCCACCCACCATGCGTCATGAAACACCAGACCGCCCGCTTCTCCATCATCCCCACCCTCGCCAAACATCCAGACAATGGCGTCGGGTTTCAGGAGATTCTGGTCCTGAAGCTCGCAGGCGGCGGATCGGGTGAGGCCCTTTACGGCTGATCCCGGGATGACTGGCACGCCGTAACTGTGGGAGGTGGTGACCCCCGATTCCAGAGGGTGATCGCGAGTCACGCCAATGTAGAGGCGACCCCCGAGCTTGGCTTCGAAGGAGGCGAAGCGCTCCTTGTCCGAAGTGGCCCGGCGCCAGCGTGCCAATGCAGGTTCATACAAGTCCACCGGAGTCAGGTTGGTGATGCGTTCCACCAGTTTTGCCTTGATCTGACTGTCACCCTTGACCGGCCAAGACTCCATGCCGTGGGCCAGCAGCAAACCCGGGTGAAGGCCCCGGTTAGGATGAGTCTCCACCCAGCGGTGCAACTGGTTGATTGCCGTGCGTCCCAATCGAGTCATGAGGCTTCCCTTTCAAGGTAGGCTTGGCTCATGCGCTTGAGCCAGAGCGCCGCATCAAGGGCTTGTTTGGTGTAGAGCTGGTAGGTGGCCAAATCCGCGGCCACCACACGCTCGAACAATGCGTCCACCGTACTGCCGGCTGCGGGCCAGCCGGCGCACATGACCCGACGCAGGTCCTCGTGATACGCGCCATAGGCCTGCTGAAGTGGCTTCTTCCTGTCTCCCGTCTTGGCCTTCAAAAAACCCAGGGCCTGGGCCAGGCCGGACTGGGCCACCAGCGTCGGGAAGTTGTCTGCCCGGGACCGATAATCCTTGGCAATGGACTTGCCAGCGACGTCTTTCACGCGCTGCAAGGCTTCCTCCGCCACTCTGGATTGCCTTAGTTCCATTTCTCCTCCTACAGGATGAACCGCACCAGGCCACGCCCAATGGTGGCCTTGCCTCCCACTTGCACCAGTTTCTCACTGCCCATCGTGGCGCGGAAGGTCTGCTCCACGTTCAGATTCGTGCCGTCCCGGGCGATATCCAGTCCCACAAGGCCAAACAGAACGCTTTCGGCGGGCAGGTTTTCCTCATACCACAAGGCCCCTTGCTCCACTGTCTGTCGAGCGTCGTCAATGCGCACGCGGGCTCGCACGTCTGTTCCTGTGTCGGCCAGATAACTCAGCACACTGTCGGACACGATGATGAAGCGCCGCGTGAAATGTGGACGGAACTCCTTCTCGTGCAGTCTTTCCGCCAAGTGGACCGCCCAGTTCTGGGCTGCTTCACACTCCATTACCGACACGTCGGCGTCCTCAAGCACCACCTGGTTGTTCAGGCTGAGCGAGCAGTCCTTGGTCACCCAGCCTTCCTCCTCTTTGACTGGGAGATCGATGGAAGGCACATCGACTACAACTTCGCCGCGACGAGCGGCCTGGGCATAGCGGGAAAGCAAGAAGGGAGAAGTGGCGAATGCCACCACGCCTACCAGGGAGCGCACGGGAAGTATGAGCAGATGGGCGTCTCCGAAAGCCAAGGCGCCCGCATGGGCCTTGTCATTCTCATTGATCCGGTCCGGCCCGAACAGGGTCTTCTGGATCGCCGGATCCTTGAACTCATCACGCAGAACGCCCTTCAGGCCGGATCCCGGCACGTAAGGCAGGTGAGTTGCCTTTTCACGTTGGATGGGCAGGTCCACCACTCCGATGGCCTGGCCCACTCCTACGTGGACGGGGCTCAACGCATGCAGGAAGAACGGAAGCGAATGCATATGCAACTCCTTGTCTTAGGATTCAATCTCCTGGGCGGTGATCGACCGTGGCAGCACCGCGCCCCAACCATCCAGGCGGTCCTGGGCACTGTCGCTCCAGGAAGACAACCAGACATGCTCCGGCCAATTGGGGTCATCGGGCCGGGATTCCACATCAAACCAGTAAGTACTCCCCGCAGGTACAGCCCGCCGCATGGGTTTGGGCTTCCATTCAGCCAGATCCCATCCGGAGATGCCTTCCCAGCGACCCAGGGCTGCCGCCACCAGCCGCAGGCGCAAACCGGTGATGCCCGGCGGCTCGCCAACGCCATCCGCGCCCAGCCAAGACGGTCGCCAACCACCATCAAACAAGGCCGGCGTGAGGAAGGTGACGACCAGCCTGCGGACCTGCCGGAATTGCTCCACCCATCCTTCCGAGGGGGACAAGGGATCCGGATCAGCCTCTTCCAGCCAAGCCAAACCGCGCTCGCCTCCCACCGTGGCCAATGTCGACTTCAACGGGGATGCCGTGCGCACGGCCAGACACCAGGCTTCCGTCTCGTAGCCTTTGCCATCCACACGGCGTGGACGTTCGAAATCCAGCGCCTGCACCTGGAACAGACGGCCTTCCTCTGCCGCCATTCGCCCGCGCTCAAGCCCCACATGGGTGCTGGTCCTGATATGCTGGAAGGGCGAAGGGTTCGGAGGCAGATCAGACACTGCCACTTCTCGACCCTCATCCCAATCCCGCAGCATGCGGAGTGGCAAGAAGGACGGCAAGCGACCAGGCTTGGACAATCCCACTCCTTCTGGCAATGCAAGCGGTAGAAGTCCAGCAGGCAAATCCGTTCCCACCCCGTCTGGCAAAAGACGGGGCGACAACCGCACAAGCCCCCCGCCATCATCCAGCCGCAAGGCATCCGCTGGCATTGGAACATGCAGTTCCCAACCTGTTGAGTGCTTTCGCATGAGAAAGGGACCCACGACAGGGTGCGAAAGCGTTTCTGCAGCCCGATCCGCTCCCAACCCGGCCTCTCTCATCCAGGCGGTTCGCCAAGCCCCCGTCGTGCTGGAGGGCCAGGGGAAGCGCCCTCCGTCACGACTACCCTCGCCAAAGGGCCTCCCGCCGCGGAAGACCAATGGCGTCACGGCTTCCATCGTACAGGTGTGCTTCATTGGTTCCCCCGGGAAAGGTCCTTCTCGGTCCGCGCCGACAGCCAGCGTGCCAGGATCATCTCAGTCCCCAATTGGCGCAAATTGCCTAGCTCGCCCAATCTTGTTCGGATCCCAAGGGCCAGATCGTCGTCCAGTTTGGATCCGTCGTCCCCCTTTTGCTGGCGAAGCATCAGGCGCTCAAACTCTGCCTCGACCACCCCATCACTCAATCTTTGTTGCTCGCCGCGTTCGGCGATGCCGCGAATTTGGTAGGCAAGGCGACTGGCCAGCCGCTTGGCGCGATAGGCCGACAT from bacterium encodes:
- the cmr6 gene encoding type III-B CRISPR module RAMP protein Cmr6, with product MTRLGRTAINQLHRWVETHPNRGLHPGLLLAHGMESWPVKGDSQIKAKLVERITNLTPVDLYEPALARWRRATSDKERFASFEAKLGGRLYIGVTRDHPLESGVTTSHSYGVPVIPGSAVKGLTRSAACELQDQNLLKPDAIVWMFGEGGDDGEAGGLVFHDAWWVGKDNPFVAEVVTPHHTDYYSSHGKSPATDMDSPIPAPQIAVRGSFYFVVEGDPAWSRAAAHILRSALDLRGIGAKRNSGYGFFNPSEKDTR
- the cmr4 gene encoding type III-B CRISPR module RAMP protein Cmr4, which translates into the protein MHSLPFFLHALSPVHVGVGQAIGVVDLPIQREKATHLPYVPGSGLKGVLRDEFKDPAIQKTLFGPDRINENDKAHAGALAFGDAHLLILPVRSLVGVVAFATSPFLLSRYAQAARRGEVVVDVPSIDLPVKEEEGWVTKDCSLSLNNQVVLEDADVSVMECEAAQNWAVHLAERLHEKEFRPHFTRRFIIVSDSVLSYLADTGTDVRARVRIDDARQTVEQGALWYEENLPAESVLFGLVGLDIARDGTNLNVEQTFRATMGSEKLVQVGGKATIGRGLVRFIL
- a CDS encoding MBL fold metallo-hydrolase; its protein translation is MNTQPLLTILGGGHEIGANCYLLEWGADSYLLDAGRHPGIRGDEEHPWREFFSLPDLDRLTRAPRAILISHAHQDHIGSLPVVSRLFPETPIYTTTASAALIPLMLADASRIQQLYDPKARSYRPDYYWETFLDREDIEAIAANLRLHAVEPRSPVDLPGGLRAVFLPNSHVLGSAGILLEREDYRLFYTGDFSLSKQELHPATVLPPPDSVDTLLMESTYGGKSDELDRAQAHRELGDFVAARVAAGGSVVIPVFALGRAQDLLAALGRHKAEGRLPADLPVHLFGLARTVTEIYLHQQRHLAPNLAGLDLRRELAPRLNDERWPLLGPRRPRPQGKRPSAVQEDQEALRQMRSFLDERPRVVLATSGMLNPGSMAWLGARVVAEDERHGLLFVGYLPPQSLGGRLLAARPGDSVSLGRLPRAGGARLHLAVRNPHMRRVSYSAHASRTELVRTVEQISPKNVILVHGDQSAREQLEDWLEHRYPVHLPSRRGTLQLNNDGPDHVQDLGLIPALVLVHGRSLWERAAAALRVADPDEEQLRAWLERENAVQASVETALLARHPIPIGAWIHLVGGAAAPSRRIRAVLAEWLGGQRLVVHEHALPIGCTLRQAGEAVADLLALHARHSQVLACADDPGLQLKAVLTAVTLDRRLVTLNERCLPESAGHLPLGLDLSLFRSHAGTIEDLLFPAASEDPRPHLERLPAPLRDCFEYDEDMHRFAWSDYGRLLRQRWLKDLDEEILVAG
- the cmr5 gene encoding type III-B CRISPR module-associated protein Cmr5, whose product is MELRQSRVAEEALQRVKDVAGKSIAKDYRSRADNFPTLVAQSGLAQALGFLKAKTGDRKKPLQQAYGAYHEDLRRVMCAGWPAAGSTVDALFERVVAADLATYQLYTKQALDAALWLKRMSQAYLEREAS
- a CDS encoding type III-B CRISPR module-associated Cmr3 family protein, which encodes MEAVTPLVFRGGRPFGEGSRDGGRFPWPSSTTGAWRTAWMREAGLGADRAAETLSHPVVGPFLMRKHSTGWELHVPMPADALRLDDGGGLVRLSPRLLPDGVGTDLPAGLLPLALPEGVGLSKPGRLPSFLPLRMLRDWDEGREVAVSDLPPNPSPFQHIRTSTHVGLERGRMAAEEGRLFQVQALDFERPRRVDGKGYETEAWCLAVRTASPLKSTLATVGGERGLAWLEEADPDPLSPSEGWVEQFRQVRRLVVTFLTPALFDGGWRPSWLGADGVGEPPGITGLRLRLVAAALGRWEGISGWDLAEWKPKPMRRAVPAGSTYWFDVESRPDDPNWPEHVWLSSWSDSAQDRLDGWGAVLPRSITAQEIES
- a CDS encoding DUF1874 domain-containing protein; amino-acid sequence: MTRYLLNSALLTSYGDYNHQGPVSVSKAREWLDQGPVKSAIGHASTAALLSFLLKRPVERNRVEVAMLPGDEALVLRAGLRLGEGEVLDEQALRNAPYEMSLLRRMR